One genomic window of Hyperolius riggenbachi isolate aHypRig1 chromosome 7, aHypRig1.pri, whole genome shotgun sequence includes the following:
- the ARL5A gene encoding ADP-ribosylation factor-like protein 5A isoform X1 — MNEVVHTSPTIGSNVEEIVVNNTRFLMWDIGGQESLRSSWNTYYTNTEFVIVVVDSTDRERISVTREELYKMLSHEDLKKAGLLVFANKQDVKECMSVAEISQYLKLTSVKDHQWHIQACCALTGEGLCQGLEWMMSRLKSR, encoded by the exons ATGAACGAGGTGGTGCACACTTCCCCGACAATAGGAAGCAACGTGGAGGAGATCGTGGTGAACAACACTCGCTTCCTGATGTGGGACATCGGAGGACAAGAATCTCTGCGATCCTCATGGAACACCTACTACACAAACACAGAG TTTGTAATTGTGGTCGTGGACAGCACAGACAGAGAGCGTATCTCCGTCACCAGAGAGGAACTATATAAAATGTTATCCCATGAG GACCTGAAAAAAGCGGGGCTGCTGGTCTTTGCAAACAAGCAAGATGTGAAAGAGTGTATGAGCGTAGCAGAGATTTCACAGTACTTGAAATTAACGTCGGTGAAGGACCATCAGTGGCACATACAGGCGTGCTGCGCCCTCACTGGGGAAGG ccTGTGTCAGGGACTCGAGTGGATGATGTCACGACTTAAGTCCAGATGA